One genomic segment of Gossypium arboreum isolate Shixiya-1 chromosome 3, ASM2569848v2, whole genome shotgun sequence includes these proteins:
- the LOC108486714 gene encoding 2-oxoglutarate and iron-dependent oxygenase domain-containing protein CP2-like isoform X1: protein MSLEVTRKENQQPTPPTGGHNGNGMAVLQSMATTHRLRLNPNTEHKPESYEGLHLEFSPLLFSSLERYLPPPMLSLSRDSKFHYMRDIILRYSPEGERTRVQKQREYRQKIISHYQPLHRELYAMHASNFFAPSFLKAINENKGESFRSIMAEPTQGVFTFEMLQPHFCELLLSEVENFEKWVHETKFRIMRPNTMNKFGAVLDDFGLETMLGKLMEDFIRPISKVFFSDVGGSTLDSHHGFVVEYGVNRDVELGFHVDDSEVTLNVCLGKQFSGGDLFFRGVRCDKHVNTETQSDEILDYSHVPGRAVLHRGRHRHGARATTSGHRVNLLLWCRSSVFRELRKYQKDFSSWCGECQREKKERQRVSIAATKQELLKREGKPAT from the exons atGTCTTTAGAAGTGACTAGGAAAGAGAACCAACAGCCAACGCCACCAACAGGTGGTCATAACGGAAACGGCATGGCGGTGTTGCAGAGCATGGCGACGACCCACCGGTTACGGCTGAACCCTAACACGGAGCACAAGCCGGAAAGCTACGAGGGTTTGCATTTGGAGTTCAGTCCGCTTCTGTTCAGCTCCCTGGAACGTTACTTGCCTCCCCCGATGCTCTCCCTCTCTCGTGACTCCAAGTTCCATTACATGCGCGATATTATTCTTCGTTACTCTCCTGAAGGCGAACGTACTCGC GTTCAAAAGCAGCGAGAATACAGGCAAAAGATTATATCACACTATCAG CCTCTACATAGGGAACTGTATGCCATGCATGCCTCAAACTTCTTTGCGCCCTCATTTCTCAAAGCAATTAATGAGAATAAAGGGGAAAGTTTTAGAAGTATAATGGCTGAACCTACTCAAGGAGTTTTTACATTTGAAATGCTTCAGCCCCATTTCTGTGAATTGTTGTTATCTGAG GTAGAAAACTTCGAAAAATGGGTCCACGAGACAAAATTCAGAATCATGCGACCGAACACAATGAACAAATTTGGTGCTGTTTTAGATGACTTTGGTCTGGAAACCATGCTTGGCAAGTTGATGGAGGACTTTATCCGACCTATATCCAAAG TTTTCTTTTCTGATGTGGGTGGATCTACTCTGGATTCTCATCATGGTTTTGTTGTTGAATATGGAGTTAACAGGGATGTTGAGCTTG GTTTTCATGTAGATGATTCAGAAGTCACCTTAAATGTTTGCTTGGGTAAACAATTTTCCGGTGGGGACTTGTTCTTCCGAGGTGTTCGGTGTGATAAACATGTCAATACAGAAACCCAGTCAGAT GAAATTTTGGATTATTCTCATGTTCCAGGACGGGCAGTTCTTCATCGCGGGCGCCATAGGCATGGTGCAAGAGCCACAACATCTGGTCATCGGGTCAACTTACTTTTGTGGTGCAGAAG TTCGGTCTTCCGTGAGCTGAGGAAATATCAGAAAGATTTCTCAAGCTGGTGTGGAGAGTGCCAACGTGAGAAAAAGGAAAGACAGAGAGTCTCAATTGCCGCTACCAAACAG GAATTACTGAAGAGGGAAGGGAAACCTGCGACTTGA
- the LOC108486714 gene encoding 2-oxoglutarate and iron-dependent oxygenase domain-containing protein CP2-like isoform X2: MSLEVTRKENQQPTPPTGGHNGNGMAVLQSMATTHRLRLNPNTEHKPESYEGLHLEFSPLLFSSLERYLPPPMLSLSRDSKFHYMRDIILRYSPEGERTRVQKQREYRQKIISHYQPLHRELYAMHASNFFAPSFLKAINENKGESFRSIMAEPTQGVFTFEMLQPHFCELLLSEVENFEKWVHETKFRIMRPNTMNKFGAVLDDFGLETMLGKLMEDFIRPISKVFFSDVGGSTLDSHHGFVVEYGVNRDVELGFHVDDSEVTLNVCLGKQFSGGDLFFRGVRCDKHVNTETQSDEILDYSHVPGRAVLHRGRHRHGARATTSGHRVNLLLWCRSSVFRELRKYQKDFSSWCGECQREKKERQRVSIAATKQREGKPAT; this comes from the exons atGTCTTTAGAAGTGACTAGGAAAGAGAACCAACAGCCAACGCCACCAACAGGTGGTCATAACGGAAACGGCATGGCGGTGTTGCAGAGCATGGCGACGACCCACCGGTTACGGCTGAACCCTAACACGGAGCACAAGCCGGAAAGCTACGAGGGTTTGCATTTGGAGTTCAGTCCGCTTCTGTTCAGCTCCCTGGAACGTTACTTGCCTCCCCCGATGCTCTCCCTCTCTCGTGACTCCAAGTTCCATTACATGCGCGATATTATTCTTCGTTACTCTCCTGAAGGCGAACGTACTCGC GTTCAAAAGCAGCGAGAATACAGGCAAAAGATTATATCACACTATCAG CCTCTACATAGGGAACTGTATGCCATGCATGCCTCAAACTTCTTTGCGCCCTCATTTCTCAAAGCAATTAATGAGAATAAAGGGGAAAGTTTTAGAAGTATAATGGCTGAACCTACTCAAGGAGTTTTTACATTTGAAATGCTTCAGCCCCATTTCTGTGAATTGTTGTTATCTGAG GTAGAAAACTTCGAAAAATGGGTCCACGAGACAAAATTCAGAATCATGCGACCGAACACAATGAACAAATTTGGTGCTGTTTTAGATGACTTTGGTCTGGAAACCATGCTTGGCAAGTTGATGGAGGACTTTATCCGACCTATATCCAAAG TTTTCTTTTCTGATGTGGGTGGATCTACTCTGGATTCTCATCATGGTTTTGTTGTTGAATATGGAGTTAACAGGGATGTTGAGCTTG GTTTTCATGTAGATGATTCAGAAGTCACCTTAAATGTTTGCTTGGGTAAACAATTTTCCGGTGGGGACTTGTTCTTCCGAGGTGTTCGGTGTGATAAACATGTCAATACAGAAACCCAGTCAGAT GAAATTTTGGATTATTCTCATGTTCCAGGACGGGCAGTTCTTCATCGCGGGCGCCATAGGCATGGTGCAAGAGCCACAACATCTGGTCATCGGGTCAACTTACTTTTGTGGTGCAGAAG TTCGGTCTTCCGTGAGCTGAGGAAATATCAGAAAGATTTCTCAAGCTGGTGTGGAGAGTGCCAACGTGAGAAAAAGGAAAGACAGAGAGTCTCAATTGCCGCTACCAAACAG AGGGAAGGGAAACCTGCGACTTGA